The Providencia sp. PROV188 genome includes a region encoding these proteins:
- the rppH gene encoding RNA pyrophosphohydrolase translates to MIDDDGYRPNVGIVICNRQGQVLWARRYGQHSWQFPQGGINPGESPEQAMYRELYEEVGLQRKDVRLLASTRNWLRYKLPKRLVRWDTKPVCIGQKQRWFLLQLQCNDADINVQRSKSPEFDGWRWVSYWYPVRQVVSFKREVYRRVMKEFAPVVMPLQEQKLPQRPVFNNRRRGVK, encoded by the coding sequence GTGATCGATGATGATGGCTACCGCCCGAATGTAGGAATTGTAATTTGTAATCGGCAAGGTCAAGTCTTATGGGCTCGCCGTTATGGTCAGCATTCTTGGCAATTTCCCCAAGGTGGGATTAACCCGGGGGAATCGCCAGAACAAGCGATGTATCGTGAGTTATACGAGGAAGTCGGACTACAGCGTAAAGATGTAAGGTTACTTGCATCTACCCGTAATTGGTTACGCTACAAATTACCTAAGCGTTTGGTGCGTTGGGATACAAAACCTGTTTGTATTGGACAGAAACAACGTTGGTTTTTACTTCAACTCCAATGTAATGACGCCGATATAAACGTGCAGCGCAGTAAATCGCCAGAATTTGACGGCTGGCGGTGGGTCAGTTATTGGTATCCTGTTAGGCAAGTGGTCTCTTTTAAGCGCGAAGTTTATCGCCGCGTGATGAAGGAATTCGCTCCCGTAGTTATGCCTTTGCAGGAACAGAAATTACCACAACGACCTGTTTTTAATAATCGTAGGCGCGGAGTTAAGTAA